The sequence TCGCATCGCGCTTCGCGTCGGATGCTATCAATGGTTTCGCTTCGTTCGACCCATTCTGCGAGCCGCCCTGTGTGGGTATAGAGCTTCTTCTCGTTGCACGCCGTAGTCCGTTGTGTCGCTCACACCATGAAGGCATGCGCCCCCGACGTCCAAGGCAAAAGGAACCATGCGATGAAGATGATCAAAGGGCCTGCGATATTCCTCGCTCAGTTCGCCGCCGACGCGGCGCCGTTCAACTCGCTCGACACGATATGCGGATGGGCCGCCTCCCTGGGCTACAAGGGCATTCAGATTCCGAGTTGGGACGGCCGGCTCTTCGACCTAAACAAGGCTTCGGAGTCTCAAGCCTATGCCGATGAGGTGACGGGTGTCGCGGCACGCCACGGCCTTTCCATCACCGAGCTTTCGACCCATCTCCAAGGCCAGCTCGTCGCCGTTCATCCGGCCTATGACGCGGCATTCGACGGCTTCGCCGTGCCGGAAGTGCGTGGCAACGCCAAGGCCCGCACGGAATGGGCGGTCGATCAGGTCAAGCGCGCCATTCTTGCGTCCAGGCGACTCGGGCTTACTGCCCAGGCGACTTTCTCCGGCGCGCTTGCCTGGCCCTATGTCTACCCCTGGCCGCAGCGTCCCGCTGGCCTGATCGAGACGGCATTCGACGAACTCGCCAGGCGCTGGCGGCCCATCCTCGACTATGCCGACGAGCACGGTGTCGATCTCGCCTACGAGATCCACCCTGGCGAAGACCTTCACGACGGTGTCTCCTACGAGATGTTCCTCGCGCGGGTGAATGACCACAAGCGCGCGAACCTGCTCTACGATCCCTCGCACTTCGTCCTGCAACAGCTCGACTATCTCGACTACATCGACATCTACCATCAGCGCATCAAGGCATTTCACGTCAAGGACGCCGAATTCAACCCGACCGGCCGCCAGGGCGTCTATGGGGGATTCCAGAGCTGGGTCGACCGTGCCGGGCGCTTCCGGTCGCCCGGAGATGGTCAGGTCGATTTCGGCGCCATTTTCTCGAAGCTCACGCAATACGACTACGACAGCTGGGCGGTGCTCGAGTGGGAGTGTGCCCTGAAACATCCCGAGCAAGGCGCGCGGGAGGGCGCCGAGTTCATCCGAAACCATATCATCCGGGTTACTGAGAGAGCCTTCGACGACTTCGCAGGCACCGGCACTGACGATGCTGCCAACCGCAAGATGCTCGGCATCTCCTGACGAGAGGGTGCAACATGGCTATCGAAGCAGGCAATGGAACTGGCGGCCATCGTCGTATCCGTCTCGGGATGGTCGGCGGCGGCCAAGGTGCTTTCATCGGGGCCATCCATCGCATTGCCGCTCGCATCGACGACCAGTTCGAACTGGTGGCCGGCGCGCTCGCGTCGGATCCGGATCGAGCCAAGGCCTCCGCAAAGGACCTCGGCATTGCCGACGACCGTGCCTATGGCTCCTTCGAGGAGATGGCGCGGGCTGAAGCTGCGAGAGCAGATGGCATCGAGGCGGTTTCGATCGTGACGCCCAATCACATGCACAGCCCGGTCGCCAAGGCGTTTCTCGAAGCTGGCATCCACGTCATCTGCGACAAGCCGCTGACGTCAACGGTTGCCGAGGCTGAGGAACTGGTGGCGCTGGTCAGGAAGACCGGCAGGATCTTCGTCGTCACGCACAACTACACCGGCTATCCTATGATCCGGCAAGCGCGCGCCATGGTCGCAAATGGTGATCTCGGCGAGATCCGTCTCGTCAAGGTCGAGTATCTGCAGGACTGGCTGACGGAGCGGGTGGAGGCCACCGGCCAGAAGCAGGCGGCATGGCGTACGGACCCGTCCCGGTCCGGAGTCGGTGGGTGCATTGGCGACATCGGCACCCATGCCTACAATCTTGCGTGCTTCGTCACCGGGCTCGAGCTCGACGAGCTGCTCGCGCAATTGTCGACATTTGTCGAGGGGCGCCGCCTCGATGATGATGTCGAGATTCTTCTCAAGTGGAAGGGCGGCGCCAGGGGCATGCTGTGGGCGAGCCAAGTTGCCGTCGGCAATGAGAACGGGCTCACGCTGCGTGTCTACGGGAGCAAGGGCGGTCTCGAATGGGCGCAAGAGAATCCAAATCACCTGTGGTTCACACGGTACGGCAGGCCCAGGCAGCTCCTGACCCGCGGCGGGGCCGGAGCGTCGGGTGAGGCGAGTCGGGTCACCCGCATTCCATCAGGACATCCCGAGGGCTACCTTGAAGGTTTCGCAACGATCTATGCCGAGGCGGCGCGTGCCATCCGTGCGGCAACGGCCGGCGAAAGGCCGCATCCCGATGTCGTCTTTCCGACGGTCGAGGATGGGCTTGCAGGTGTGAAGTTGATCGATGCTGCGGTGAAGTCATCCGCGGCCAACGGCGTCTGGGTTCGGATGACTTGACTGCCGCCGGTTATCGGGCAGGCTTCGAGCAAACACGAGTTTGCTCGCAATCGACTCGGCAACTCCTTTGCTGCCAAAAGCAGCTGGCTATCCCTGTTTCGCACCGAGTCAACCCGTCCGCCGCAAAATATTCCTGTTTACCGAAATTCGGATATATCGTACACATCGCCCATTCCGGCTCATCCTTGAGGGGCGATCGTGTGGTCGTCACGTTCGCGAGCCGGGCTTGCGGTGGACGCGGCAGCGTCGGGCGCGAAAGCCAAGGGCAGGGCGGATTGCTCTCCGTGAGCCCAAGACTTCGCGCGGACGAACGGCGCTGCTAGGCTTTGTCTCGCCTGTAAGTTTCCGGCTCTGTCGACGGAGCCCGGGAATACTGCGGCGAAATGGCGGGCTGTGCGTACGGCAAAACCGTGTGGTCCTGGCCGTCGTTGCTACGGTCAAGCCCTGGCGGATGCGGCATCTGCGTCAACCGGCGTAGGGCCGGTGAATTCCGCGAGGGCGAGGGAGGCCAGAAGGAACTCGGCTCCCGGGAGAGCACGGCATAAGCCGTCCGACCATCGCGCAGGGAAGGCCGAGTGATCGGCACCACCTGTATGCTGCTGTGCGGTTCTTCTGCGTGTGAATTTTGCGCAGCAGACCGCGGGTGCGATGTCAGCACCCGGCCTTCCCTGCGCCCTCTTGGCTTAGAGGGTGAAGCGATCAAGCAAAGCTCGGGCGAAACGCGCCGCGAGAACGCAAAGCTATGTCCGGTGTTCGAGACCGAGGCGGGATGGCAAGGGCGCGAAGGGCAGAGGCTTGCGGCCTTGAAACGGCGTTCAACTTGGGTCCGCTCAGGCGCTACACCTTCTGCACTACGTGGCGGGAGCCTTTCGGAAAGTGCAGTTTTGCTGTCCGTTTGACCCGCAAATTCCTGATGATAGTGTCGTCATTGTCGTTTTGTCCGGGAGGACACGATGAAATGGTTTGACTGGCTGTTTGGAACGGGGTCGGCGCCGGCGACCCGACTCTTTGCAAGATTTGGGCGGAAATTTCGGGCACCGACTGATCCCGACCTTCTGAAGATTGCCAAGGACCGCAAGGGCCATATCTCTCGGAAGGCCATGCGGGCCGAATATAACCGGCTGCTGCTGGAAAAATACGCGCACGACAAGTCCTGATCTCCAGCCGCATCCAGTGTTGCCGTTCACGCCAGCGAAGCTCCGCCTTGGGCGGCTTCTCTTGAAGGTCGTTATTGTGTGACGTGAGAATCCCTGGCTCTGCAGTCCTGCCCTCCTCTATTACCACCGGGCGCAAAACGCTTATCGGCGAATTGATGGAGCTCGCGCCGCGTGGTGCGGCTCACGCACGAATAGGAACTCTCGCATCCATCGCGGCTTGACTCCGCGGGCCAGCGTCGCCGCCGATCGCTGGTCTGCACGGCCCCGCCTCCAAGCCCCCCATACCCCCCAGGGTGGGGCCGTGCTTCATCAGCAGGAGACGATATGCCCGAGCCGACCGAGCAAGAGATCAGAGAACGTGCGCACAAGCTCTGGGAGCAGGCGGGCAAGCCCGAAGGTCGCGACGAAGAATTTTGGCGCGCCGCCGAGCAGGAGCTGCGCAACGAGGACGAGTCGAACACGTTGCGGACGCCGGATACGTTGTGACCGACAAGGCCTGCCCATTCTGCTTCGGTCTGGGATGGGTCTGCGAAAATCATCCGCTGCGGGCCTGGAACGAAGATCTGGGCGGCTGCAGATGTGGTGAAGGGATGCCCTGCACCTGCAATACGACCGAAGATCCTGAAGTGAGGGTGGTGATCGTCGAAGCGGACACGACGTGGCATTAGCACGGTCTGAAAAGCGTGTGGCCTTGTCCGAAAGGATCATGCTCCAACAATAATGGCGCGCCCGCTGTCAGGGGAACAGAACTTGCCGGATGGGAATTCTGTCTGACGAATACGGCTCTACAACATTCCTTTCCCACGGCAGCGTCGGCAGTGGACGAGCAGAAAAAGATAGAGCACCAGATCGAGCTTGCCACGCGAGCGGCCGCGCTCGTCAAGGACGAAACCACGTCTCGTGGATTCAGGAGCTTCGCCGAGGAGATGAGGCAGAAGCTCCGCCGCATGATGCGGCGCGGCAAGGTGCGGGCACGCGCCTACGAACTCTGGGAGCAGGCTGGCCGCCCAGCCGACCGCGATCTGGAATTCTGGCTCGAAGCGGAACGGCAGGTCGAAGAAGAGCGCGAATCGAGGAAGGGCCCGGCACCGTCATAGCGGCAATTGTCACGGGCTCACGCACTCCCCTGGGCAGCAAGGCAGCGCTCTCGCCAGTCGTCCCGTCACCACAGAAAAAAGCCGCCGGGTTCTGCACCCTGGCGGCTTTGAAAAAGTCCGTAGCTGTTGATCGCCTCCCCAGCCTCGTGCGTACCGCCGTTACCTTGTTTGCGGCCATGCTTGGCTATTGTAGGCGATGGCCGATGATTCTGTTGTGACCGAAATCACACAGTGGAAAAGATGACGGCAGATGTCGCGAAGGTCCACGTGTCGCCGACGCGAGAACGAGGCGCTGCGTCGGCCTGGATCGTGGCATGCGGTCGGGGCCGAACACCACGCGTGCAGACTAGCTGCAGCTCAACGGCAACGGCACGCCGGGGTGCAGCTCGTACCAATCGTAGCAATCCGGATAGTAGCCGTAGTATCCATAGCCGGGCCGATAACGGCCGAAGTGATGAAACGCATGCTCGCGGAAGCCTGCGCCGCCAGAGGCGACGTGGCCAATCCCAAAATGCTCGCCCCCAAATCGTTCCCCGCCAAAGCCTCCGGCATGTCCAATCCCGCCGAAATGCGCGCCGCCGCCGAAGCCCATATGGCCGCCGCCAAAGCCGCCGCCGCTGAAACCGTGGCCGCCACCGCCGAACCCGCCGTGACCGCCGCCTCCACCACCGCCATGTGCTGCAGCCGTGCCGACGGCAAGGGTCGAGGCCAGCGCTGCCGTTGCCAAAATCATGATCGCTCGTTTCATGGGACACTCCTTTCGTGTCGAGCCGCCCGCCGTCATCGCAGTTCGCGTCCGCTTCGTGTTCGCCGGATCGAGATGGCGCCTGATGGCTAAGCTCGTGATGCCCCAGAGGTAGGAACGGTGCGCGGCAATCCCACTAAATTCGGCTTCAAGAATGAGGCAGCCAGCCGGAAAAGCGATCCCGGTGCGCATCGGCGCGGCGCGCCGAAGGGAGCGGACTGAACAGTTCAGACCGCTCCCTTCGTGCGATGTGATGTGTGGCGATCAGAACGCGCCGGTGCCGGGCTCGCACGGCACGTTGTTGCCGGTCCACGGTGCCGTCGCGAACGCGCCGACGCGCGGCGCCGGAACGCAGGCGCGGCCGTCCTGATAGATCGGCGCGCTCGATGCCACGGTGTCGGATTCCATCGCGGGCTGCCGCATGGCGGCATGGTGTTCGCGCGCCATGACGGGACCTCCGATCAAGGCAGCTGCAATCAGACCCATCGGCAAGAGCTTGGAAGTGATCATTCGACTTCTCCTTTGGTGACAGCGGGCCGATCAAGCCGGCTCCTTCAGGAGATGCGCGCGATCCGGGTCGATCCAAATGCACGAATTGCTCACCGGCTTTCAACGGCCTGTGAGCCGCTGCGCCAACGCGACCACGATCGTGCGAATAGGCAACCTTCGTTGCCTTACGAGAGTAACGGCGCGCGCATTGCGGGCATATCTCCGTTACAGCGCAGCTCGAATGGAGGCGAAAGATGATCACGACGATGGCACGACGCGTTGTCGTCCTGCTGACGCCCTTGGTGGCAAAGACGGCCGGCTTCCTGAAAATCAATTCAGTGCTGCGGCCTGCTCCGCAGCACCATCTGGTCATGCAGCGCGTGGCAGATCGCAGGGGGAAACGGCACCGTGCGCTCGGAACGGGACGGTGACCATGCCGTCGCAGACCGCCGGGCCCACGCCGTCCCGCCGCAGGCCGACCCGCCGCGCAGAAGGTGGGACGAGGCTCATGACACGGATTCTCCTGATCGAGGACGACACTGAAACCGCGGAGGCGATCGTCGCCGAGCTTGCCGAGCGCAGTTTCGAGGTGCAGTGGGCGCCGAACGGCGTCGAAGGTCTCGACCGGGCGCGTACCTCGCATCCCGACGCGATGATCGTCGACCGCATGCTGCCGGGCATGGATGGGCTGACCGTCGTCGAGGCGCTACGCAACGACCAGATCAGGACGCCGGTGCTGGTCCTGAGCGCGCTCGGGGCGGTCGACGACCGCGTGCGTGGCTTGCGCATGGGCGGCGACGACTATCTCACCAAGCCGTTCGCGATCGTCGAGCTGGTCGCGCGGATCGAGGCCTTGCTGCGCCGTCCGACGGAGAACCGCGAAACCGTTCTCGTGGCGGGCCCGCTGGAGCTCGATCTGATTGAGCGCACCGCCAGACGCGGTGAACGCGAGATCGATCTGCTGCCGCGCGAATTCCGCCTGCTCGAATACATGATGCGCCGGAGCGATCAATTGCTGACGCGCGCGATGCTGCTCGAAGAGGTCTGGAACTACAAGTTCGTTCCTGCGACCACCAACCTGATCGACGTGCACATGGGCCGGCTCCGTCACAAGGTCGATGCTCCCGGAGAGGTGCAGCTCATCCACAATGTCCGCGGTTCAGGCTTCATCCTGCGCGCTCGGCAATAGCGAGCCGACAGATGCAATTCATCCGTTCGAACACGTTTCTCTGGGCTCTGGCGGTCGCCGCCACCCTCGCGCTGTTCGTCGTCGGATTGTTCGCGTTCGTCTATCGGAAGCTTGACGACTATCTGATCGCGCGGTCCGACCGCATGATCACCACGCAGATCATCTTCATGGTCGATCTGCCGCCGGACCGCCGCGCCCGCGCGGTTGCCGATCATCTCGAGCAGGATTCCCGGCATGTGCACTATGCCGGGCTGTTCAGCGCCAGCGGTGCGCGCCTTGCCGGCAACATCGACCGCGTGCCAAGCGGGCTCGATCTCGATGGAACGGTGCAAGGCGTACGGCTCGAGACGGTCGCGGGCCGCGGGCCCATCGTGAGGACTGTCGGCAGGCGCCTGGATGACGGCGATGTCCTGGTTTTGGGACGGAACGTCGACGAGACACGCGAGATATCGAGCGTGGTGGGGCAGGCGCTTGCGCTCGGCCTGCTGCCCGCCTTCTGCCTCTGCGTGCTCGCCGGCGCCTGGCTGAGCGTCCGCGCCCAGAAGCGCGTCGAGGAGGTGAACCAGCGGGTGCAGCGAATCGTGGCCGGTGAGCTGCGCGAGCGGCTGCCGGAGGACAATGCGGACGATCCGTTCGCGCGGCTGGCCAGGATCGTCAATGGCATGCTCGACGAGATGGAGACGATGATCAACGCGCTAGCGGGCGTCGGCAACGATATCGCTCACGATCTCAGAACCCCCCTCACGCGGGCAAGGCTGGCGCTGGAGCGCGGGCGAATCCACGCGACCACGCTGGAGCAGCTCCATGAGATCACGGACAAGGCGATTGCCGGCATCGACCAGTCGCTCGCGATCGTCACCGCCCTGCTGCGCCTGACCGAGATCGAGAACAACCGCCGCACGGCCGGCTTCGGCACCGTCGCGCTGGACGAGATCCTGCGCGAGGTGTGCGACGTTTATGAGCCCATCGCCGAAGACAAGGGCATCGCGCTTGGGGCCGTCATCGATCGCGACGTGGATGTGTGGGGCGACCGCGACCTGCTGTTCGAGGCGATCGCCAATCTCGTGGACAATGCCGTCAAGTTCACGCCGGCAGGCGGGCAGGTGAAGCTCGAACTCGAATCGGACGAAAGGACGGCGCTCATGCGCGTGAGCGATACCGGGCCCGGCATCAACGAGCAGGAGCGCGAAGCGGTGCTGCGGCGGTTCTACCGCTCCGACAAGATCCGCAACACGCCGGGCGTTGGGCTCGGGCTGAGCCTGGTGGCCGCCATCGTCAAGCTGCATGGCTTTCGGCTTATCATCGGTCCGGCGCCCGGGGGGCGGATAGAGATCCTGGCCTCCACGGCAAAAGCCAAAGTCCACCGCGCGCCGATCTCCAATCCCGGGTCACGCAAGGGCGAGCTGAATGTGATTGCCGTGCGCGATGCTCTCGATGCCGGGACATGTCGGATCTCTGAAGCCGAATTCAGATGTGTGACGCCCAGTTTAGTGGCCAACCCGTGCGGAAGCCTTCTAAACCCTGACAACAGTTTCGGAACGTGGGAGCGATAGATGCAGATCAGTCACGAGGTCGCGAGAAATGATGCTGGTGCTGCGCCGGTCCCGTTCCTCAGCGCGTATGCGACGGCCATCAAGCGCTACAAACTTCTCGAGCCCGGTCAGGAGCAGCAGCTCGCGCGGCGCTGGCAGGAGACACGGGACGAGCGCGCGGCCAATACGCTCGTCACCAGTCACCTGCGGATCGCAGCCAAGGTCGCGCGCGGCTACAAGGGATATGGCTTGCCGCTGGTCGATCTGATCGCTGAGGCCAATCTCGGTCTCGTCATCGCCGCCTCACGCTTCGAGCCCGACCGCGGCGCGCGGTTCTCCACCTACGCGGTGCCGTGGATCAAGGCCTCCATTCACGCCTACATCCTGCGCTCCTGGTCCCTGGTCAAGATCGGCACGACGGCGGCGCAGAAGAAGCTGTTCTTCCGGCTGCGCGGTGAGATGCGGAAGGCCATGGGGGGCGCAATGGCAAGGCTCACGCCTGATGTCGCCGCTGTCATCGCCGAGAAGCTCGGGGTGAGCGCCCGCGAGGTGATGGAGATGGATGCGCGCCTGAACGGCGACATGTCGCTGAACGCGCGGGTCGGCGGCGAGGAGGATGGCGCCGAATGGGAAACGCTGCTGGTCGATGACGCCGTCGACGCGGAGACGGTCCTAGCCAATCGTGAGCAGACGGAACGCCGCAGCAGTGCCCTACGTGCCGCGCTGGGGGAGCTCACGGCGCGCGAGCGCCACGTCCTGGAAGCGAGACGGCTGGCGGATCACCCGGTCACGCTCGATCAGCTGGGCGTCGAGCTGTCGATCTCCAGCGAACGCGTCAGGCAGATCGAGATCCGCGCGTTCGCTAAGGTCAGGCGCGCCGTCATCCTCGCTGCGCGGGATGCCGCACGCGCCGCTGAAGTATTGCCACCTGCGGCACGCCGTGTCCGCCCAAGCGCGTCGAATGTCCCGGCAATGATCCCCTGAACGCGTTTTCATTTGAACGGATATCCGCCCGCCCTCATCTGTCCTCCCATCCCGCACCACCCGTTCCAGGCAGACCACCATGGGAATTGTTCGCTTCGCGCTGCGGTTTCCGCACACATTCTACGTGCTTGCGGCGCTGATTCTGTTTCTCGGCGGCATCGCGATCCGGTCGATGCCGACGGACGTCTTCCCGGAGATCCGCATCCCCGTTGTCACGGTGATCTGGAGCTATACCGGTCTGTCAACGCCGGAGATGGAGCAGCGCGTCAGCACCTATAGCCAGTATTCCATCAGCGCCAATGTCAGCGGCATCAAGAACATCGAGGCGCAGACGCTCAACGGCCTGTCGGTCCAGAAGATCTACTTCCAGCCCGACGTCAATCTCGATCTCGCGATCTCGCAGATCGTGTCGGCGACCAACGCCATCCGCGCCCTGATGCCGCCCGGCATTCAGCCGCCGATCATCGTGCAGTTCAATGCCTCGAGTGTGCCGGTGCTCCAGCTCAGCCTGGAATCCAACAGCCTGAACGAGCAGCAGCTCTATGATTTCGGCATCTATCGGGTCCGCCAGCAACTGGCGCCCGTTCCCGGCGTGACGCTGCCGACGCCCGCCGGCGGAAAATACCGTCAGATCATGGTGGACATCGATCCAGACAAACTGCTGTCGCGCGGTCTGACGCCGCTCGACATCGTCAATGCGGTGAACACCCAGAATCTGACGCTGCCGACCGGCACGGCGAAGATCGGCGACACCCAGTACACCGTTCGCACAAACGCGACGCCGGCTTCGATCGAGGATCTCAACAAGATTCCGGTCAAGTTCGCGAACGGGGCCACGATCTTCCTGAAGGACGTCGCCCAGGTCCGTGACGGCTCCCAGGTGCAGCAGAACATCGTGCGTGAGGACGGCCACCGTTCCGTTCTGCTCAGCGTGATCAAGAACGGCAATGCTTCTACGCTCGCCGTCGTCGATGGCGTGAAGAACGCCCTGGCATCGATTCGTGCCTCGGCGCCGGCGGGGCTCAAGATCAACGAGCTGTTCGATCAGTCGGTGTTCGTCACCCATTCCGTCAATGGCGTGCTGCGCGAGGGCGCGATCGCAGCCGGGCTCACGGCGCTGATGATCCTGATGTTCCTGGGATCGTGGCGATCGACGCTCGTCGTCCTGATCTCGATCCCGCTGGCGATGCTGTCCTCGCTGGTCGTCCTCAATTTCCTCGGCGAGACCCTGAACACGATGACGCTGGGCGGACTTGCGCTCGCGGTCGGCATCCTGGTCGACGATTCCACGGTGACGATCGAGAACACGCATCGGCTCTGGACCGAAGAGGGCATGCCGTTGCCCGAGGCGACGCTGCACGGCGCCGCCGAGATCGCGGTGCCTACACTGGTCTCCACGCTCGCGATCAGCTGCGTGTTCACCTCGGTCGTGTTTCTGGAGGGGCCCGCCAAATACCTGTTCACGCCGCTCGGCCTCGCCGTGGTGTTCGCGATGCTGGCGTCCTACGGGCTGTCGCGGACGCTCACGCCGATCACCATCGGCCTGCTCTTGAAGGGCGAGCGGCGCCACGGCGAGGGCGAAAGCCCGTCGGGCATCTTCGCGCGCGCCTCGGCCGCGTTCGAGCGCGGCTTCGAACGGCTGCGCAATGGCTATTCCGAGCTCCTGCTGACCTTGCTGCATCGTCGCGCTATCGTGCCTGTTGCAGCCGTGCTGGTGCTGGCGCTCGGGGCCACCATGTTCGTCTATGTCGGCCGCGATTTTTATCCCCTGATCGACGGAGGCCAGATCCAGCTTCACGTTCGCGCGCCCGCGGGCACCCGCATTGAGAAGACGGAAGCGATCTTCCAGGCAGTCGAAGACAAGATCCGCGAGGTGATTCCGGAGCGGGACCGGGCGCTGATCGTCGACAATATCGGTCTTCCGGCGCGCGCCTACAATCTCGCCTTCACGGACGGGTCGACGATTGGAGGCAATGACGGCACCATCCTCGTGTCATTGAAGGACGGACACAGGCCGACCGCGGATTACGTCGCGAAGCTGCGCCAGGTGCTGCCATCGGCATTCCCAGAAGACACCTTCTATTTCCAGGCAGCCGACATCGTCACGCAGATCCTGAACTTCGGGCTGCCGGCGCAGATCGATGTTCGCACGGTCGGTTACGGAGCCAACAATCTGGCCGTGGCAAAGGAGCTGCAGAAGAGTCTGTCCACGATCCCCGGCGTCGTCGATGCCCATCTCCAGCAGGAGGTCGATGCTCCTGCGTTTTATGCCGACATCGACCGGACCCGGGCCGCGCAATTGGGCCTCAACGCCAGCACCGTTGCGACCAACATCAATGTGAGCCTCAGCTCGTCTGCGCAGGTCTCGCCGAACTTCTGGACCGATCCGACGTCGGGCATTCCCTATTACCTCGCCGTGCAAACGCCGGAGTATAGGGCTAATTCGCTGAACGCCCTGGGGAACACGCCGGTGTCGACCTCGGTTGCGGCAAGCGGGCAGACGGTGCCGGGCCTGCTCAGCAATGTCGCGACCTTCAAGCGCGGCACCGTCCCCACCAATTCGAACCAGGCCAATGTCCAGCCGGTGTTCGACGTTTACGCGAGCGTGCAGGGACGCGATCTCGGCAGCGTCGCAGCGGACATCAACAAGGTTACGTCCACGCTGCAGAAGCAGCTCCAGCCGGGCAATTCGATCCAGGTTCTCGGGCAGATCCAGAGCATGCATCAGTCGTTCCGCGATCTCGGAATCGGACTGCTGTTCGCGGCCATCCTGGTGTACCTGCTGATGGTCGTGAACTACCAGAATTTCGGCGATCCCTTCGTCGTCATCCTCGCGCTGCCGGCAACGTTCTGCGGCATCGTGACAATGCTGTTCATCACGGGAACGACGCTGAACGTGCCCTCGCTGATGGGAGCGATCATGGCAGTCGGCGTGGCATCCGCAAATTCCATCCTGCTGGTGACGTTCGCGCGCGACGAGCAGCTGAAGGGACACTCCGCATTCGAGGCGGCGCTGAGCGCCGGCCGCACCAGGATCCGTCCCGTCCTGATGACCGCCGCCGCGATGATCGTCGGCATGATCCCGATGGCGATCGGAGGCCCGGGCGAGGAGCAGAATGCAGCTCTTGCACGGGCCGTCATTGGCGGACTGCTGTTCGCGACCCCGACGACATTGCTCGTCGTGCCTTATCTGTTCGCCATGCTGCGCAAGGGCAACGATGGCAAGCTTCATCACGGCGTATTCGAGGAGCAACCGCAATGAGTGACGTTCGCATACGGACCAATGATGACAAGACGGGAGGCCGGCCCGGTGCGGAAAACCTGCGGATCGTGGAGCTGCCCGGCAAGGAGACGCGATCAGGCCGCCGTTACGGTGGCGCGCTGCTCGGAGGCGGCATCGTTCTGATCCTGGCGGGCGGTCTCGGCATTGGCGGCTGGCGGCACTATCAGGCCGCGCGCGAGGTCGCCGCAGTCGCGGAGCAGGCCAGAACCGCCGTGCCGGATGTTCGGGTGGCGGCGGTCCAGCCTAGCGGCGACATCATGAAGGTCAGCCTGCCGGCGACGACGACCGCGTTCGAGGCAGCGAACATTTTTGCGCGGACCAGCGGCTATATCGAGAAGCGCTATGTCGATATCGGCGCTCATGTAAAGAAGGGT comes from Bradyrhizobium sp. CCGE-LA001 and encodes:
- a CDS encoding DUF2934 domain-containing protein, producing the protein MPEPTEQEIRERAHKLWEQAGKPEGRDEEFWRAAEQELRNEDESNTLRTPDTL
- a CDS encoding response regulator transcription factor — its product is MTRILLIEDDTETAEAIVAELAERSFEVQWAPNGVEGLDRARTSHPDAMIVDRMLPGMDGLTVVEALRNDQIRTPVLVLSALGAVDDRVRGLRMGGDDYLTKPFAIVELVARIEALLRRPTENRETVLVAGPLELDLIERTARRGEREIDLLPREFRLLEYMMRRSDQLLTRAMLLEEVWNYKFVPATTNLIDVHMGRLRHKVDAPGEVQLIHNVRGSGFILRARQ
- a CDS encoding sensor histidine kinase, translated to MQFIRSNTFLWALAVAATLALFVVGLFAFVYRKLDDYLIARSDRMITTQIIFMVDLPPDRRARAVADHLEQDSRHVHYAGLFSASGARLAGNIDRVPSGLDLDGTVQGVRLETVAGRGPIVRTVGRRLDDGDVLVLGRNVDETREISSVVGQALALGLLPAFCLCVLAGAWLSVRAQKRVEEVNQRVQRIVAGELRERLPEDNADDPFARLARIVNGMLDEMETMINALAGVGNDIAHDLRTPLTRARLALERGRIHATTLEQLHEITDKAIAGIDQSLAIVTALLRLTEIENNRRTAGFGTVALDEILREVCDVYEPIAEDKGIALGAVIDRDVDVWGDRDLLFEAIANLVDNAVKFTPAGGQVKLELESDERTALMRVSDTGPGINEQEREAVLRRFYRSDKIRNTPGVGLGLSLVAAIVKLHGFRLIIGPAPGGRIEILASTAKAKVHRAPISNPGSRKGELNVIAVRDALDAGTCRISEAEFRCVTPSLVANPCGSLLNPDNSFGTWER
- a CDS encoding DUF2934 domain-containing protein, which codes for MDEQKKIEHQIELATRAAALVKDETTSRGFRSFAEEMRQKLRRMMRRGKVRARAYELWEQAGRPADRDLEFWLEAERQVEEERESRKGPAPS
- a CDS encoding sugar phosphate isomerase/epimerase family protein codes for the protein MKMIKGPAIFLAQFAADAAPFNSLDTICGWAASLGYKGIQIPSWDGRLFDLNKASESQAYADEVTGVAARHGLSITELSTHLQGQLVAVHPAYDAAFDGFAVPEVRGNAKARTEWAVDQVKRAILASRRLGLTAQATFSGALAWPYVYPWPQRPAGLIETAFDELARRWRPILDYADEHGVDLAYEIHPGEDLHDGVSYEMFLARVNDHKRANLLYDPSHFVLQQLDYLDYIDIYHQRIKAFHVKDAEFNPTGRQGVYGGFQSWVDRAGRFRSPGDGQVDFGAIFSKLTQYDYDSWAVLEWECALKHPEQGAREGAEFIRNHIIRVTERAFDDFAGTGTDDAANRKMLGIS
- a CDS encoding Gfo/Idh/MocA family protein, with product MAIEAGNGTGGHRRIRLGMVGGGQGAFIGAIHRIAARIDDQFELVAGALASDPDRAKASAKDLGIADDRAYGSFEEMARAEAARADGIEAVSIVTPNHMHSPVAKAFLEAGIHVICDKPLTSTVAEAEELVALVRKTGRIFVVTHNYTGYPMIRQARAMVANGDLGEIRLVKVEYLQDWLTERVEATGQKQAAWRTDPSRSGVGGCIGDIGTHAYNLACFVTGLELDELLAQLSTFVEGRRLDDDVEILLKWKGGARGMLWASQVAVGNENGLTLRVYGSKGGLEWAQENPNHLWFTRYGRPRQLLTRGGAGASGEASRVTRIPSGHPEGYLEGFATIYAEAARAIRAATAGERPHPDVVFPTVEDGLAGVKLIDAAVKSSAANGVWVRMT
- the rpoH gene encoding RNA polymerase sigma factor RpoH — protein: MQISHEVARNDAGAAPVPFLSAYATAIKRYKLLEPGQEQQLARRWQETRDERAANTLVTSHLRIAAKVARGYKGYGLPLVDLIAEANLGLVIAASRFEPDRGARFSTYAVPWIKASIHAYILRSWSLVKIGTTAAQKKLFFRLRGEMRKAMGGAMARLTPDVAAVIAEKLGVSAREVMEMDARLNGDMSLNARVGGEEDGAEWETLLVDDAVDAETVLANREQTERRSSALRAALGELTARERHVLEARRLADHPVTLDQLGVELSISSERVRQIEIRAFAKVRRAVILAARDAARAAEVLPPAARRVRPSASNVPAMIP